In Streptomyces sp. NBC_00878, a single window of DNA contains:
- a CDS encoding EI24 domain-containing protein yields MHDLGVGFRYLVRGQRWVARHGKQFGFGLIPGLITLVLYAAALTALALWGTDFTAWATPFADEWSSPWLGLFRGLLTVVLFALALLLSVVTFTAVTLLLGQPFYENLSEKVDRDVSPDGTAPESDLPLWRELLISARDSLRVVARALVWAVLLFALGFIPFVGQTVVPVIGFFVTGFFLTEELTAVALQRRGVVLRDRLTMLRSRKMLVWGFGTPLGLAFLVPFVAVFLMPGAVAGATLMVRDLLGEETRDEEDEEEGAESGESVSP; encoded by the coding sequence ATGCATGATCTTGGCGTGGGGTTTCGCTATTTGGTGCGGGGGCAGCGATGGGTGGCCCGCCACGGGAAGCAGTTCGGGTTCGGGCTGATCCCGGGCCTCATCACCCTCGTGCTGTACGCGGCGGCCCTGACCGCCCTGGCCCTCTGGGGCACCGACTTCACCGCCTGGGCCACCCCGTTCGCCGACGAGTGGTCGAGCCCCTGGCTCGGACTCTTCCGTGGGCTCCTGACGGTGGTTCTCTTCGCCCTTGCCCTGCTTCTCTCCGTAGTTACCTTCACCGCCGTGACCCTGCTTCTCGGTCAGCCCTTCTACGAGAACCTCTCGGAGAAGGTCGACCGCGACGTCTCCCCGGACGGCACGGCACCCGAGTCGGACCTGCCCCTGTGGCGCGAGCTGCTGATCTCGGCACGGGACAGTCTCCGGGTCGTGGCCAGGGCCCTGGTCTGGGCCGTGCTGCTGTTCGCGCTCGGGTTCATCCCGTTCGTCGGACAGACCGTCGTCCCGGTGATCGGCTTCTTCGTCACCGGTTTCTTCCTCACCGAGGAACTGACGGCGGTCGCCCTGCAACGCCGCGGTGTCGTACTCCGCGACCGTCTCACCATGCTGCGCTCTCGCAAGATGCTGGTCTGGGGCTTCGGCACCCCGCTGGGCCTCGCCTTCCTCGTCCCCTTCGTCGCCGTCTTCCTGATGCCCGGCGCGGTCGCGGGCGCCACGCTGATGGTCCGCGATCTGCTGGGTGAGGAGACCCGCGACGAAGAGGATGAGGAAGAGGGTGCGGAAAGCGGGGAAAGCGTCAGTCCGTGA
- a CDS encoding pyroglutamyl peptidase — MTHIRVRISTLGLALLAGLAAPPALAAEGPAAAPTVEEQRLDRAAPQEILARSGFDTVTPEFVRELAKAGSYAEAKRVVAKQGARLWQRAVDRAQGRGPAVGDLTRDDDRPLYWARLGMTREVRAWDPEFTLTETQRTSLLASLEQTSRGQNTIRYPHGKGVKRILVTGFDPFTLDRDIRISNPSGATALALDGTTIETADGPARVETAVFPVRWQDFAGGTVEQTLRPHLPHVDLFTTVSQGRVGRFDVERTNGAWRGGFGDNENLSRTETIPVTDPASQPQWTSTTLPYKDIVAASTGRFPVYDNTSVTEIPAGGTTPVVRPEGPTPGSTARAGGGGDYLSNEIAYRATLLRDRLGLTASLPGGHVHTPVLQFGTGNTDPSSGTVTDPQFVQNRLDIIAQVRSILKVAAEVTD; from the coding sequence TTGACGCACATACGTGTTCGGATCAGCACCCTTGGCCTGGCCCTCCTCGCCGGACTCGCCGCACCGCCCGCCCTCGCCGCGGAGGGCCCCGCCGCCGCACCCACCGTGGAGGAACAACGCCTCGACCGGGCGGCGCCCCAGGAGATCCTGGCCCGCTCCGGATTCGACACGGTGACACCGGAGTTCGTACGAGAACTGGCCAAGGCAGGTTCGTACGCGGAGGCCAAGCGTGTGGTCGCGAAGCAGGGTGCGCGGCTGTGGCAGCGGGCGGTGGACCGTGCCCAGGGCCGGGGCCCGGCAGTCGGCGACCTGACCAGAGACGACGACCGCCCGCTCTACTGGGCAAGACTCGGCATGACCCGTGAAGTCCGCGCGTGGGACCCGGAGTTCACCCTCACCGAGACCCAACGCACCAGCCTCCTCGCATCACTTGAGCAGACGTCGCGTGGACAGAACACGATCCGCTATCCGCACGGCAAGGGCGTCAAGCGCATCCTGGTGACGGGCTTCGACCCGTTCACGCTGGACCGCGACATCCGCATCTCGAACCCCTCGGGGGCCACGGCCCTCGCGCTCGACGGCACGACGATCGAGACGGCGGACGGCCCGGCCCGCGTCGAGACCGCCGTCTTCCCGGTCCGCTGGCAGGACTTCGCTGGGGGCACGGTGGAGCAGACCCTGCGCCCGCACCTCCCGCACGTCGACCTGTTCACGACGGTCAGCCAGGGCCGGGTGGGCCGGTTCGACGTCGAACGCACCAACGGGGCCTGGCGGGGCGGCTTCGGGGACAACGAGAACCTCTCCCGCACCGAGACGATCCCGGTCACCGACCCGGCCTCGCAGCCGCAGTGGACGTCAACGACCTTGCCGTACAAGGACATCGTGGCCGCGAGTACGGGTCGCTTCCCCGTGTACGACAACACGTCGGTGACCGAGATCCCGGCGGGCGGCACCACTCCCGTCGTACGCCCCGAAGGACCGACCCCCGGCTCGACCGCCCGCGCGGGTGGCGGCGGCGACTACCTCTCCAACGAGATCGCGTACCGCGCGACGCTGCTGCGGGACCGGCTGGGCCTCACCGCCTCGCTCCCCGGCGGCCATGTCCACACGCCGGTGCTGCAGTTCGGAACGGGCAACACGGATCCGTCGAGCGGGACGGTCACGGACCCCCAGTTCGTCCAGAACCGGCTCGACATCATCGCCCAGGTCCGCTCGATCCTGAAGGTGGCGGCAGAGGTCACGGACTGA
- a CDS encoding glycoside hydrolase family 3 protein gives MTGTQGTRSTPADQAREAVVEAALAELGLDAKARLLAGQDMWSLPALPEIGLKSLVMSDGPIGVRGVHWTADDPSVALPSPTALAATWDPALARRAGALLAQEARRKGVHVLLAPTVNLHRSPLGGRHFEAYSEDPYLTGRIGTGYVTGVQEGGVGTTVKHFVANDAETDRFTVNNVIPERALRELYLAPFEAIVENARPWGIMTAYNSVNGTTMTEHRHLVNEILRGEWGFDGFNVSDWQAARSTVDAVEGGLDVAMPGPNTVYGEKLAAAVRAGEVAETKVDEAVRNVLRLAARVGILDGSEPVVTDLPAEVDGESLAREIARRAFVLVRNEGALPVPAGHSVALIGAAGRDARVLGGGSATVFPAHVVSPLDGLTAALPEGTLTYAVGADPSGELAAADRGFALSAVCRDTDGNVVGTRSAPNGQIQWVGNDLPPGVTHDNLRSVELTGTFTPRESGQHTFGIKGLGAFTLTIDGTTYFDEVQRVEKDGPFVTFFGAPVEHATVDLTAGETYDVSLRHAVDLPDNGRMKIVAFTLAHQEPRRDPDELIAEAVEAARAADTAVVVVATTERVESEGFDRKDLRLPGRQDELVHAVAAANPRTVVVVNSGSPVELPWRDEVAAVLLGWFPGQEGGAALADVLTGTHEPGGRLPTTWGSLDTAPVTQVTPTDGELPYTEGVFIGYRAWQKASRTPSYPFGHGLGYTDWTYDEIEVRGTTVTVRVTNSGTRTGRETVQIYVAPTEPDATRPPRWLAGFATAEAPPGETATVTIELPTRAFEIWDEKTNTWTLMKGSYEIEASHSITDRRLRATAAY, from the coding sequence ATGACGGGAACCCAGGGAACCCGGTCCACCCCGGCCGACCAGGCACGCGAGGCCGTGGTCGAGGCGGCTCTCGCGGAACTCGGCCTGGACGCCAAGGCGCGGCTGCTCGCCGGACAGGACATGTGGTCCCTGCCCGCCCTGCCGGAGATCGGCCTGAAGTCGCTGGTCATGTCCGACGGCCCGATCGGTGTACGGGGCGTGCACTGGACCGCCGACGACCCGTCCGTCGCCCTGCCGTCCCCGACCGCGCTCGCCGCCACCTGGGACCCCGCCCTGGCCCGCCGCGCCGGCGCCCTCCTCGCCCAGGAGGCCCGCCGCAAGGGCGTCCACGTCCTGCTCGCCCCCACGGTCAACCTGCACCGCTCACCGCTCGGCGGCCGTCACTTCGAGGCGTACAGCGAGGACCCGTATCTCACCGGGCGGATCGGCACCGGGTACGTGACCGGCGTCCAGGAGGGCGGCGTCGGTACCACCGTCAAGCACTTCGTCGCCAACGACGCCGAGACCGACCGCTTCACCGTCAACAACGTGATCCCCGAACGCGCCCTGCGCGAGCTCTACTTGGCCCCCTTCGAGGCGATCGTTGAGAACGCCCGTCCCTGGGGCATCATGACCGCCTACAACTCGGTCAACGGCACCACGATGACCGAGCACCGCCACCTGGTGAACGAGATCCTGCGCGGCGAGTGGGGCTTCGACGGGTTCAACGTCTCCGACTGGCAGGCCGCCCGCTCCACCGTCGACGCTGTCGAAGGCGGCCTGGACGTCGCGATGCCAGGGCCGAACACCGTCTACGGCGAAAAACTCGCCGCCGCCGTCCGCGCCGGTGAGGTGGCGGAGACCAAGGTCGACGAGGCCGTGCGCAACGTCCTGCGCCTGGCCGCCCGCGTCGGCATCCTGGACGGCTCCGAACCGGTGGTCACGGACCTCCCGGCGGAGGTCGACGGAGAGTCGCTGGCCCGCGAGATCGCCCGCCGCGCCTTCGTCCTCGTACGCAACGAAGGCGCCCTCCCGGTCCCCGCGGGGCACTCGGTCGCGCTCATCGGCGCCGCCGGCCGCGATGCCCGCGTCCTCGGCGGCGGCTCCGCCACTGTCTTCCCGGCCCACGTCGTCTCCCCGCTCGACGGCCTCACCGCCGCCCTGCCCGAGGGCACGCTGACGTACGCGGTCGGCGCCGACCCGAGCGGCGAACTGGCCGCCGCCGACCGGGGGTTCGCGCTGAGCGCGGTCTGCCGCGACACCGACGGGAACGTCGTGGGCACGCGCTCCGCGCCGAACGGCCAGATCCAGTGGGTGGGCAACGACCTGCCCCCGGGCGTCACCCACGACAACCTCCGCAGCGTCGAACTGACCGGCACCTTCACCCCGCGCGAGAGTGGCCAACACACCTTCGGTATCAAGGGACTTGGCGCCTTCACCCTCACGATCGACGGCACGACGTACTTCGACGAGGTCCAACGGGTCGAGAAGGACGGCCCGTTCGTGACGTTCTTCGGCGCACCGGTGGAGCACGCCACGGTGGACCTGACCGCCGGTGAGACGTACGACGTCTCACTGCGCCACGCCGTCGATCTTCCCGACAACGGCCGGATGAAGATCGTCGCCTTCACGCTCGCCCACCAGGAGCCCCGGCGCGACCCCGACGAACTGATCGCCGAGGCCGTCGAGGCCGCCCGCGCCGCCGACACGGCGGTCGTCGTGGTCGCCACGACGGAACGCGTCGAGTCCGAGGGCTTCGACCGCAAGGACCTCCGACTCCCCGGCCGCCAGGACGAGTTGGTCCACGCGGTCGCCGCCGCCAACCCCCGTACCGTCGTGGTCGTCAACTCCGGCTCCCCGGTGGAACTCCCGTGGCGCGACGAGGTCGCAGCCGTGCTCCTCGGCTGGTTCCCGGGCCAGGAGGGCGGCGCCGCCCTCGCCGACGTCCTCACCGGCACCCACGAGCCCGGCGGCCGCCTCCCCACCACCTGGGGCTCCCTCGACACCGCCCCGGTCACCCAGGTCACCCCCACCGACGGCGAACTCCCCTACACCGAGGGCGTGTTCATCGGCTACCGCGCCTGGCAGAAGGCGTCCCGCACTCCCTCGTACCCCTTCGGCCACGGCCTCGGCTACACGGACTGGACGTACGACGAGATCGAGGTGAGGGGCACGACGGTCACAGTCCGCGTCACCAACTCCGGCACGCGCACGGGCCGCGAGACCGTCCAGATCTACGTGGCCCCCACCGAGCCCGACGCCACCCGCCCGCCCCGCTGGCTTGCGGGCTTCGCGACGGCAGAGGCGCCCCCGGGCGAAACAGCCACCGTCACCATCGAACTCCCCACCCGGGCCTTCGAGATCTGGGACGAGAAGACCAACACCTGGACCCTGATGAAGGGCTCATACGAGATCGAGGCCTCCCACTCGATCACCGACCGCAGGCTCAGGGCGACCGCTGCATACTGA
- a CDS encoding SGNH/GDSL hydrolase family protein → MRKHGHRSRGVAVGAASALLGVAALAGCDASGGDSPGPSGTAARAAKPSPTPSWDSSPRSLAAVGDSITRGFDACSVLSDCPEVSWATGTDTKVNSLAVRLLGPAGAARRSWNYAKTGSRMADLPGQMAQAATRKPELVTVMAGANDACRSSVSAMTSVPDFRTQFTDALTTLREALPKTQVYVSSVPDLKRLWSEGRANQLSKQIWKLGICPSMLGDADALDSAATLRRDTVQDRVESYNSVLREVCAKDQRCRFDGGAVFEYRFGMKQLSPWDWFHPSTNGQARLAEMAYAAVTARTPPD, encoded by the coding sequence ATGCGGAAGCATGGCCACCGTTCACGAGGTGTCGCCGTGGGCGCCGCGTCGGCCCTGCTCGGCGTCGCCGCGCTGGCCGGATGCGACGCGAGCGGCGGCGACTCCCCCGGCCCCTCAGGCACCGCCGCACGGGCCGCGAAGCCGTCCCCCACGCCCTCCTGGGACAGCAGCCCGCGTTCGCTGGCCGCGGTCGGCGACTCCATCACGCGCGGTTTCGACGCCTGCTCGGTGCTGTCCGACTGCCCCGAGGTCTCCTGGGCGACCGGCACCGACACGAAGGTGAACAGCCTCGCGGTACGCCTCCTCGGGCCGGCCGGCGCCGCCCGGCGCAGCTGGAACTACGCGAAGACCGGCTCCCGTATGGCCGACCTGCCCGGCCAGATGGCCCAGGCCGCGACGAGGAAGCCCGAACTGGTCACGGTCATGGCCGGCGCGAACGACGCCTGCCGCTCGTCCGTGTCCGCGATGACCTCGGTGCCGGACTTCCGCACCCAGTTCACGGACGCGCTGACCACGCTGCGGGAGGCGCTGCCGAAGACGCAGGTGTACGTGTCCAGCGTGCCCGATCTGAAGCGGCTGTGGTCGGAGGGGCGGGCGAACCAGCTGAGCAAGCAGATCTGGAAGCTCGGCATCTGCCCGTCGATGCTCGGTGACGCCGACGCGCTGGACTCGGCGGCGACGCTGCGGCGGGACACGGTCCAGGACCGGGTGGAGTCGTACAACTCGGTGCTGCGGGAAGTGTGCGCGAAGGATCAGCGGTGCCGCTTCGATGGTGGGGCGGTGTTCGAGTACCGGTTCGGCATGAAGCAGTTGAGCCCCTGGGACTGGTTCCATCCGAGTACGAACGGGCAGGCGCGGTTGGCCGAGATGGCGTACGCCGCTGTGACCGCGCGTACGCCTCCGGACTGA
- a CDS encoding DUF3145 domain-containing protein, whose product MTTRGVLYVHSAPRALCPHVEWAVAGVLGTRVSLDWIRQPAAPGTWRSEFSWKGEVGTASKLASALRGWQMLRFEVTAEPCATAEGERYSCTPELGIFHAVTGIHGDILIPEDRLRAALVRSQQGETQLESELTRLLGKPWDDELEPFRYAGEGAPVRWLHQVV is encoded by the coding sequence GTGACGACACGTGGAGTTCTCTACGTGCACTCCGCGCCGCGTGCGCTGTGCCCGCACGTCGAATGGGCAGTCGCGGGCGTGCTCGGCACGCGAGTCAGCCTCGACTGGATCCGGCAGCCGGCCGCACCGGGTACCTGGAGATCCGAGTTCTCCTGGAAGGGCGAGGTCGGCACGGCCTCCAAGCTCGCCTCGGCGCTGCGCGGCTGGCAGATGCTGCGCTTCGAGGTCACCGCCGAACCGTGTGCCACCGCCGAGGGCGAGCGCTACAGCTGCACCCCTGAGCTGGGCATCTTCCATGCCGTGACCGGCATCCACGGCGACATCCTGATCCCCGAGGACCGCCTGCGCGCCGCCCTGGTCCGCTCCCAGCAGGGCGAAACGCAACTGGAGTCCGAACTCACCAGGCTCCTCGGCAAGCCCTGGGACGACGAACTGGAGCCCTTCCGCTACGCGGGCGAGGGAGCTCCCGTCCGCTGGCTCCACCAGGTGGTCTGA
- a CDS encoding beta-ketoacyl synthase, with amino-acid sequence MSPTNRTVVVTGIGATTPLGGDAASTWEGLVAGRSGVRPLEQEWAADQAVRIAAQIAVEPGEVIPRPQARRLDRSAQFALIAAKEAWADAGYTERAGAETSDAAAPGPAVDPDRLGTVIASGIGGVTTLLDQYDVLKERGVRRVSPHTVPMLMPNGPSANVGLLVGARAGVHTPVSACASGAEAIGYAIEMIRTGRADVVVAGGTEAAIHPLPIAAFGNMMAMSKNNDDPQGASRPYDLGRDGFVLGEGAGVLVLESAEHAAKRGARVYAEAVGQGISSDGHDIVQPEPEGRGIAAALQHLLENTDLNPAEIVHVNAHATSTPAGDVAELKALRKVFGDDADHFAVSGTKSMTGHLLGGAGGVESVATVLALYHRVAPPTINVVNLDPEAEATADIVRGEARKLPVEGRIAALNDSFGFGGHNVVLAFRTV; translated from the coding sequence GTGAGCCCGACCAATCGCACCGTGGTCGTCACCGGTATCGGCGCAACCACACCGCTGGGTGGCGACGCAGCCTCTACCTGGGAGGGCCTGGTCGCCGGACGTTCCGGAGTCCGCCCCCTGGAGCAGGAATGGGCCGCCGACCAGGCGGTCCGCATCGCGGCACAGATCGCCGTGGAACCGGGCGAGGTCATTCCGCGCCCGCAGGCCCGCCGCCTCGACCGCTCGGCGCAGTTCGCGCTGATCGCGGCCAAGGAGGCCTGGGCGGACGCCGGTTACACCGAGAGGGCGGGCGCCGAGACATCGGACGCCGCCGCGCCGGGCCCCGCGGTCGACCCCGACCGGCTCGGCACGGTCATCGCCTCCGGCATCGGTGGCGTCACCACCCTGCTCGACCAGTACGACGTGCTCAAGGAGAGGGGCGTACGCCGCGTCTCCCCGCACACCGTCCCCATGCTGATGCCGAACGGCCCGTCGGCCAACGTGGGTCTGCTCGTCGGCGCGCGCGCCGGTGTGCACACCCCGGTCTCCGCCTGCGCGTCGGGCGCCGAGGCCATCGGCTACGCGATCGAGATGATCCGCACCGGCCGCGCCGACGTCGTCGTCGCCGGTGGTACGGAGGCGGCGATCCACCCGCTGCCCATCGCCGCCTTCGGCAACATGATGGCGATGTCCAAGAACAACGACGACCCGCAGGGCGCTTCGCGCCCCTACGACCTCGGCCGTGACGGCTTCGTCCTCGGCGAGGGGGCCGGTGTCCTGGTCCTGGAGTCGGCCGAGCACGCCGCCAAGCGCGGTGCCCGGGTGTACGCGGAGGCGGTCGGCCAGGGCATCTCCTCCGACGGCCACGACATCGTGCAGCCGGAGCCGGAGGGCCGCGGTATCGCGGCCGCCCTGCAGCACCTGCTCGAAAACACCGACCTGAACCCGGCCGAGATCGTGCACGTCAACGCGCACGCGACCTCGACACCGGCCGGTGACGTGGCCGAGCTGAAGGCGCTGCGCAAGGTCTTCGGCGACGATGCCGACCACTTCGCGGTCTCCGGTACGAAGTCCATGACCGGGCATCTGCTGGGTGGTGCGGGCGGTGTCGAGTCCGTCGCCACCGTGCTCGCGCTGTACCACCGGGTCGCGCCGCCGACCATCAACGTCGTCAACCTCGACCCCGAGGCCGAGGCCACCGCCGACATCGTTCGGGGTGAGGCGCGGAAGCTGCCCGTCGAGGGGCGGATCGCCGCGCTGAACGACTCGTTCGGCTTTGGCGGGCACAACGTGGTTCTGGCGTTCCGTACGGTCTGA
- a CDS encoding acyl carrier protein — protein MAATQEEIVAGLADIVNEIAGIPVEDVQLEKSFTDDLDVDSLSMVEVVVAAEERFDVKIPDDDVKNLKTVGDATEYILKHQG, from the coding sequence ATGGCCGCCACTCAGGAAGAGATCGTCGCCGGTCTCGCCGACATCGTGAACGAGATCGCCGGCATCCCGGTCGAGGACGTCCAGCTGGAGAAGTCCTTCACCGACGATCTGGACGTCGACTCGCTGTCCATGGTCGAGGTCGTCGTCGCCGCTGAAGAGCGCTTCGACGTCAAGATCCCGGACGACGACGTCAAGAACCTCAAGACGGTCGGCGACGCGACCGAGTACATCCTGAAGCACCAGGGCTGA
- a CDS encoding ketoacyl-ACP synthase III: MSKIRAHKGAPYARILGVGGYRPVRVVPNEVILERIDSSDEWIRSRSGIESRHWANDEETVAAMSIEASGKAIANAGVSAEQIGAVVVATVSHFSQTPAIATEIADKLGTAKAAAFDISAGCAGFGYGLTLAKGMVVDGSADYVLVIGVERLSDLTDPEDRATAFLFGDGAGAVVVGPSEEPHIGPTVWGSEGDKAATIKQTVPWDQFRIGDVSQLPLDSKGEVKFPAITQEGQAVFRWAVFEMAKVAKEALDAAGLTADDLDAFIPHQANERIIDSMVKTLKLPEHVTVARDVRTTGNTSAASIPLAMERLLATGEAKSGDTALVIGFGAGLVYAATVVTLP, translated from the coding sequence ATGTCGAAGATCAGGGCCCACAAGGGCGCCCCGTACGCGCGCATCCTCGGCGTCGGCGGCTACCGCCCGGTCCGTGTCGTGCCGAACGAGGTGATCCTCGAACGCATCGACTCGTCCGACGAGTGGATCCGCTCGCGCTCCGGCATCGAGTCGCGGCACTGGGCGAACGATGAGGAGACCGTCGCCGCGATGTCGATCGAGGCGTCCGGCAAGGCGATCGCCAACGCCGGGGTCAGCGCCGAGCAGATCGGCGCAGTGGTCGTCGCGACCGTCTCGCACTTCAGCCAGACCCCGGCCATCGCCACCGAGATCGCCGACAAGCTCGGCACGGCGAAGGCCGCGGCCTTCGACATCTCGGCGGGCTGCGCCGGTTTCGGCTACGGACTGACGCTGGCCAAGGGCATGGTGGTGGATGGTTCCGCCGACTACGTGCTCGTCATCGGCGTCGAGCGGCTGTCCGACCTCACCGACCCGGAGGACCGCGCGACGGCCTTCCTGTTCGGCGACGGCGCGGGCGCGGTCGTCGTGGGCCCCTCCGAGGAGCCGCACATCGGCCCCACCGTCTGGGGCTCCGAGGGCGACAAGGCCGCCACGATCAAGCAGACCGTCCCCTGGGACCAGTTCCGGATCGGTGACGTGTCCCAACTACCCCTGGACTCCAAGGGCGAGGTCAAGTTCCCCGCGATCACGCAGGAAGGCCAGGCGGTGTTCCGCTGGGCCGTGTTCGAGATGGCGAAGGTCGCCAAGGAGGCGCTGGACGCCGCCGGACTCACTGCGGACGACTTGGATGCCTTCATTCCTCACCAGGCCAACGAGCGGATCATCGACTCGATGGTGAAGACTCTCAAGCTGCCGGAACACGTCACGGTCGCGCGTGACGTGCGCACCACCGGTAACACCTCGGCCGCCTCGATTCCGCTCGCTATGGAGCGGCTCCTGGCGACCGGCGAGGCGAAGAGCGGCGACACCGCGCTCGTCATCGGCTTCGGGGCGGGTCTCGTGTACGCAGCGACGGTCGTTACCCTCCCCTAG
- a CDS encoding ACP S-malonyltransferase, producing MLVLVAPGQGAQTPGFLTPWLDLPGAADRVAAWSDAIGLDLAHYGTQADADAIRNTAVAQPLLVAAGLLSASALGAVFPGAVAGHSVGEITAAVLAGVLDDTAALALVRKRGLAMAEAAAVTETGMSALLGGDPEVTIPHLEKLGLTPANVNGAGQVVAAGTLEELAALADNKPEGVRRVVALKVAGAFHTHHMTPAVDVLARAAAELSPADPTVTYVSNKDGQAVAAGSEVLARLVGQVANPVRWDLCMETFAELGVTALLEVCPGGTLTGLAKRALPGVQTLALKTPDDLEAARELIAEHASGLSA from the coding sequence GTGCTCGTACTCGTCGCTCCCGGCCAGGGCGCCCAGACGCCCGGCTTCCTCACTCCTTGGCTCGACCTTCCCGGCGCCGCCGACCGCGTCGCCGCCTGGTCGGACGCCATAGGGCTCGACCTTGCCCACTACGGCACACAGGCGGACGCGGACGCGATCCGGAACACCGCGGTCGCGCAGCCGCTGCTGGTGGCGGCCGGGCTCCTGTCCGCCTCGGCACTGGGTGCCGTCTTCCCCGGTGCCGTCGCGGGGCACAGCGTCGGCGAGATCACGGCCGCCGTCCTCGCGGGCGTCCTGGACGACACGGCCGCGCTGGCGCTCGTACGCAAGCGGGGCCTGGCGATGGCCGAGGCCGCCGCGGTCACCGAGACCGGGATGTCGGCGCTGCTCGGTGGCGACCCCGAAGTGACGATCCCGCACCTGGAGAAGCTGGGCCTGACCCCGGCGAACGTGAACGGCGCGGGCCAGGTCGTGGCCGCCGGCACGCTGGAGGAGCTGGCCGCGCTGGCGGACAACAAGCCCGAGGGCGTACGCCGCGTGGTGGCCCTGAAGGTCGCGGGCGCGTTCCACACGCACCACATGACCCCGGCGGTCGACGTCCTCGCCCGCGCCGCGGCCGAGCTGTCGCCCGCCGACCCGACGGTCACGTACGTGTCGAACAAGGACGGGCAGGCCGTCGCCGCCGGCTCGGAGGTCCTGGCCCGGCTGGTCGGCCAGGTCGCCAACCCGGTCCGCTGGGACCTGTGCATGGAGACCTTCGCGGAACTCGGCGTGACGGCGCTGCTGGAGGTGTGCCCCGGCGGCACCCTGACCGGTCTCGCCAAGCGCGCGCTGCCCGGCGTGCAGACGCTGGCGCTCAAGACACCCGACGACCTCGAAGCGGCTCGCGAGCTCATCGCCGAGCATGCCTCCGGCCTGAGCGCGTAA
- the fasR gene encoding fatty acid biosynthesis transcriptional regulator FasR, translated as MPEPESSNTERAARAAHAHTATLKRLEKSSGSLAAQAIARMDETLPWYRAMPPENRSWIGLVAQAGIAAFTEWFRHPDAPQAISTDVFGTAPRELTRAITLRQTVEMVRTTIEVMESAIDEVAAPGDENVLREALLVYAREIAFATAQVYAQAAEARGAWDARLESLVVNAVLSGEADEGAVSRAAALGWNSPEHVCVVLGTAPDGDSELTVEAIRRAARHAKLQVLTGVLGDRLVVIAGGSDNPLGVAKSLIGPYAAGAVVAGPVVPDLLAATRSAQAAAAGLKACFAWQDAPRPVLADDLLPERAIASDPAARDQLVEEIYRPLEEAGSALLETLSVYLEQASSLEGAARMLFVHPNTVRYRLRRVTDVTGWSPSDVRSAFTLRIALILGRLADGDPQL; from the coding sequence GTGCCCGAACCCGAATCCAGCAACACCGAACGCGCCGCCCGCGCCGCCCACGCGCACACCGCGACCCTGAAGCGGCTGGAGAAGTCGTCCGGCAGTCTCGCCGCCCAGGCCATCGCGCGCATGGACGAGACGCTGCCGTGGTACCGGGCGATGCCCCCGGAGAACCGGTCGTGGATCGGTCTCGTGGCCCAGGCCGGTATCGCCGCATTCACCGAGTGGTTCCGGCATCCGGATGCCCCGCAGGCCATCTCCACCGATGTCTTCGGCACCGCGCCGCGCGAGCTGACCAGGGCGATCACCCTGCGCCAGACCGTGGAGATGGTGCGGACGACGATCGAGGTGATGGAGTCCGCGATCGACGAGGTCGCGGCCCCGGGCGACGAGAACGTACTGCGCGAGGCGCTCCTCGTGTACGCGCGGGAGATCGCCTTCGCCACCGCCCAGGTGTACGCGCAGGCCGCCGAGGCACGCGGTGCCTGGGACGCCCGGCTGGAGTCGCTGGTCGTGAACGCCGTCCTCTCCGGAGAGGCCGACGAGGGGGCGGTGTCCCGTGCCGCGGCGCTCGGCTGGAACTCACCCGAGCATGTGTGCGTGGTGCTGGGCACGGCACCCGACGGTGACAGTGAGCTGACGGTCGAGGCCATCCGGCGGGCCGCCCGGCACGCCAAGCTCCAGGTGCTGACCGGGGTGCTCGGAGACCGGCTGGTCGTCATCGCGGGCGGCAGCGACAACCCGCTCGGGGTCGCCAAGTCCCTGATCGGGCCGTATGCCGCGGGAGCCGTGGTGGCCGGTCCCGTCGTGCCCGACCTGCTCGCCGCGACCCGCTCCGCGCAGGCCGCGGCCGCCGGTCTCAAGGCGTGTTTCGCCTGGCAGGACGCCCCGCGGCCGGTTCTGGCGGACGATCTGCTGCCGGAGCGCGCGATCGCCTCGGACCCCGCTGCCCGTGATCAGCTGGTGGAGGAGATCTACAGACCACTGGAGGAGGCCGGGTCGGCTCTTCTGGAGACGCTGAGCGTCTATCTTGAACAGGCGAGCAGTCTCGAAGGGGCGGCCCGGATGCTGTTCGTGCATCCCAACACCGTGCGCTACCGGCTACGACGTGTGACTGACGTCACCGGTTGGTCGCCTTCCGATGTACGTTCGGCGTTCACGTTGCGGATCGCGCTGATCCTGGGGCGTCTGGCCGATGGGGATCCCCAACTCTAG